AGCTCAAATATTTAATGATCTTTTAGGTTTTATTGGACTTTCTATTGAAAGTTTTCAATTATTCAACATTAACGAATTTCCTCTTTGGGTACGTCTTCTTGTATTTCTTGTTATTATTGATTTTGTACAATGGTTTACACACACCCTTTTACACAGATATGATTTTTTATGGAACTTTCACAAAGTACATCATTCAGTAAAAGAAATGGGATTTGCTGCACATTTACGTTATCATTGGATGGAACCAGTATTATATAATTCTATGAAGTATATTCCATTAGCTATTATAGGCGGATTTACAGCAAAAGACATTGCTTTAGTTCACTTTTTTAATATTACTATTGGTCATTTAAATCACGCGAATATTAATTGGGATTATGGTTTTTTAAAATACATTTTAAACAATCCTAAAATGCATATTTGGCATCATGCAAAAGAATTACCTATAGAACGAAGAAAAGGTGTTAATTTCGGGATTACTTTAAGTATTTGGGATTATATATTTAAAACAAATTACATTCCCCATAGTGGACGCAATATTGAAATTGGCTTTACTGGAGATGAACAGTTTCCTAAAGGTTTTCTTAATCAAGAAATATACCCTTTAAACTCGAAGTAACATTTAAAAGTATTGCCCTATTCCAAAAACCAATCCTTTAGATGAATTTTTGGTTAAACCATGTCCATAATCAATTCTAAATACGGCATTGAATATTTTTTTATTGATAAACCGTAATCCAATTCCTGAGTATACTTGAATATTTTCACCTTTAATAAAATCACTAAGGCTTCCCCCTGGGTTTCTCCAAGAACCCGCATCAACAAATGAGTTTCCTTGCATAACAAACCAATTATTCTCATACAGTGTATATCTATATTCAGTATTCCAAACAATACTACCAGTACCTCTATCCACTAAAATACCAACCCCCCTTAAGTTCACATTATTATCTAGTGCGAAAGGAGCAAAAGGACTTTTTATATTTGATGATAATCCAATACGTAATCTATTAGCCCAATTTCCTTTTTCTCCAACTCTCTTATAATAAAAAAAATCATTCCAAGCGATTAAAAAATCTTCTTGATACTCATTTTCAGAAATTACATATTGGCCATAAAACTGATTTTTAAAGCCACTTATATATTGGTAATAGTAATTTAAATTATCGTAAGTATAAACTGTTTTAAGTAACCATTTTTTTACATCTAGTTTCACAGGAATACTTGGATCTGTACTTCCAGTTAAATAATCATATTTTTCTTTAAAATAATTAATTCCAAATTGAAGGTTATTTTTAAAACTCACTTGATATAAGGCAAGAGCTTCATAAGAAATGTTTTGATATTTATAATTTGCTGTTCTTTCATCGAAATATAAAGGTTCTTCACTTACCCATTTTTGATGATGTAAAGCTAACCCCCACCTACTAGAGAACAGTGTTGGAGCTCTGAAATTTATACCATAAGAATTAAACCCGTTGTTCTGATAAAAACCTCCAAAAGTAATATTCTCTCCTAGAAAGTTATAATCCGAAACCCCTACCTTATAAGCTGTTTTTTTATTTGTAGTAGTCCAAATATTAAACTCTGGAATTAACGTAAAATTCTCTTCAATATTAATATATACATTGTATTTATTTTCATAAACATGAAACACTTGAAAATAAGCGTGAGATATTGCTGGCAATCGCTTTAAACGAACAATATCTTCAAATAATAAAATAGAATCTAAAGATGTATTTTTTTTAGTCTCTATTATTTTTTTAATAAGTGATGTTTTAGTTTTTTTAATTCCTTTTATCTTCAAATCAAGAATTATGTTCTCTTGAGAAAACATATAAAAACTGAAACAAGTAGTTAATACTAAAAATGCAAATTTCTTTTTCATTATTCCACTTTAATTGTTTTCTGTAAAACTAAATTAACCCAATTATCTTCACTTACTCCCATCATTGTAAAACCATAATCATTCCCTCTTATTAAATCTGGTGGTGATTCTCTAGTTATGTTTAAAACAACATTTGAAAGATTGTAATATTGAAACCATTCATCATAAGTGTAAGTTCCTGACAGCAGATTATTTTCGAAATCAGTAATTACCTGAAAATAAATAACATTCTCTTTAACAAGACCATCAGCCCAAGTAAATTTAGGTTTTAAACTTACTGATTTATCAACAATTACATTGTTTGTCCATTCCGTTGGAATAGATTGATGTTTTAATCGAATAGAGTTCGATTTATAAAACTCCCCACTTACTTCGTAAGTAACAATACACCAAACTTCTTTTGTACTTTCTCTTACAAATCTTTCTAAATAACCATTAAAAACACCTTCTTTTTCTAATTCAACTAATTTATAAAGCGAGTAATCATCTTTATTAACATTTACACTTTCTGTTTCAAAATATTGAATATTTTTTGCTGATGGTATTGGGTAATAAAAAATATATGTTTTATTATCGTTTAATTTATCACTTGCTGCGCAAGCAATAACCTCACCTTTATCTAATCCTATTTTACTATTTATTAACTCTTGTAAGTTTGTAAATATGTTAACAGGTGATGTTTCTGTACAACTCCATAAAAAAAAGCAAGAAATTATGATGTAACCTATTTTATTTCCCATACAATTGTTTTAGTAATCTTTCAGCAGGCTTATTCTGAGGTGTAAACCTATTATTATTTTCCCCTCCTACTTCATTGTGTTTATGAAACCATTTCCATAAAAAACCTCCAGCGAACCAATCTTCTTTCCAAAATTGATTATAAATAGCCTCTGTTGCATTTTTTTGAGCTTCTAAATTCACCTGCTCAATTACCTTATTTGAATCCCAAGGTTCTTTACCCGTAAAATCAACACTTCTGTAACCATACTCTGTAAACAAAACTGGTTTATTTACTTTTTTTCGAACTCTTTGAATTTCTTTTTTATGAACCAACCATCCTTCTTCAAACTCTTCTTTCGATGGTGATTTTTTAGTACTTAAAGGAAAATAAGCATCAATACCAATATAATCTAATTGCCCCCAAAAAGGAACTCTTTTGTATTCATCCCAGTTCGCAGCGTACGTTAGTTTACCCTTATAAATAGCTCTTATTTTCTTAACTAAGGCTTGCCAAAAAAGAGGTCTATTAATTACAAAATTCTCTAGCTCTGTACCAATACAAAAAACAGCAGCTTTTAATTCTTGTGCTGTTTTAGCATAAGTTAAAATGAATTCTGAATACGAATCTTCTAATATTTTCCAGTCTTTTTCAGACTCCATTTTAATATCTCCAGTAAATTCTCCTTTCCAAACCCATATTTGAGGCTTAATCATCAGTTTAATATTACTTTTAGTAAACTCTTTGCCATATTGAACA
This genomic stretch from Tenacibaculum sp. Bg11-29 harbors:
- a CDS encoding glycoside hydrolase — encoded protein: MKIVRLLLMCLICLSCKSQTKKMNGISFVASPEKINHKHISPILKVSANYVALMPFGFIKDLSSPKIIHNTNRQWFGETEKGIVQYGKEFTKSNIKLMIKPQIWVWKGEFTGDIKMESEKDWKILEDSYSEFILTYAKTAQELKAAVFCIGTELENFVINRPLFWQALVKKIRAIYKGKLTYAANWDEYKRVPFWGQLDYIGIDAYFPLSTKKSPSKEEFEEGWLVHKKEIQRVRKKVNKPVLFTEYGYRSVDFTGKEPWDSNKVIEQVNLEAQKNATEAIYNQFWKEDWFAGGFLWKWFHKHNEVGGENNNRFTPQNKPAERLLKQLYGK
- a CDS encoding outer membrane protein assembly factor: MKKKFAFLVLTTCFSFYMFSQENIILDLKIKGIKKTKTSLIKKIIETKKNTSLDSILLFEDIVRLKRLPAISHAYFQVFHVYENKYNVYINIEENFTLIPEFNIWTTTNKKTAYKVGVSDYNFLGENITFGGFYQNNGFNSYGINFRAPTLFSSRWGLALHHQKWVSEEPLYFDERTANYKYQNISYEALALYQVSFKNNLQFGINYFKEKYDYLTGSTDPSIPVKLDVKKWLLKTVYTYDNLNYYYQYISGFKNQFYGQYVISENEYQEDFLIAWNDFFYYKRVGEKGNWANRLRIGLSSNIKSPFAPFALDNNVNLRGVGILVDRGTGSIVWNTEYRYTLYENNWFVMQGNSFVDAGSWRNPGGSLSDFIKGENIQVYSGIGLRFINKKIFNAVFRIDYGHGLTKNSSKGLVFGIGQYF
- a CDS encoding sterol desaturase family protein, with amino-acid sequence MNKYLDIIKSSYSNYWNYIKQSVLMELNWENYFYGLIIISLFVWGLEIVFPWRKNQSIFRKDFWLDGFYMFFNFFLLNLIILIALSNSAAQIFNDLLGFIGLSIESFQLFNINEFPLWVRLLVFLVIIDFVQWFTHTLLHRYDFLWNFHKVHHSVKEMGFAAHLRYHWMEPVLYNSMKYIPLAIIGGFTAKDIALVHFFNITIGHLNHANINWDYGFLKYILNNPKMHIWHHAKELPIERRKGVNFGITLSIWDYIFKTNYIPHSGRNIEIGFTGDEQFPKGFLNQEIYPLNSK